A single region of the Bacteroidota bacterium genome encodes:
- a CDS encoding S41 family peptidase translates to MNNRYLLPLGFAAVLAFGVLIGVKISPFASGRPTYATESTSNQRINDILNFISQRYVDSLNVDSLMDSFVADYLNKPETIDELFKKLDPHSSYIHKEDLVGFNEELDGNFDGVGIEFNIVDDTILVVAVLSGGPSAKLGILAGDKIIKIDDSTVAGIKIISENVIKKLRGKKGTEVKVMIKRGGEKNLLPFTIVRDVIPITSIDAAYMVDDKIGYIKVNKFSEKTPIEFDDALMTLKSSGMKNLILDLRFNPGGYLTGAVALADEFLAGTPLIVYTEGRAVGRSDYNAGKNGLFESGNVVVLINEYSASASEILAGALQDNKRAKIVGRRSFGKGLVQQVYDLNDSSAIRLTIARYYTPSGKSIQRPYDEGVDAYYEQYLTIMMNGGELPDSLKENKKIDWGIHPDVYVPLDTSPVNQTLNYLLNRSLIQQFSYSNYAANSKTFSDFIDVNDFTNNYKVSDALFQKFVQYVGVHDTDKAVTTAEVNAAREKIEIAMKAYIARQKWGDNGFYANMNKLDDAFIKAVQEVK, encoded by the coding sequence TATTACCACTCGGATTTGCTGCAGTTTTGGCATTTGGAGTGCTCATTGGGGTTAAAATAAGCCCTTTTGCCTCAGGCAGACCAACATATGCCACAGAAAGTACCTCCAACCAGCGAATCAACGATATTCTAAATTTTATCAGTCAGCGCTATGTTGATTCACTAAACGTTGATTCACTGATGGATAGTTTTGTTGCCGATTATCTGAATAAACCGGAAACAATTGATGAGTTATTCAAAAAACTCGACCCGCATTCCAGTTATATCCACAAAGAAGACCTGGTAGGATTTAATGAAGAACTAGATGGCAATTTTGATGGTGTCGGAATTGAATTTAATATCGTAGACGATACCATTTTGGTGGTTGCTGTATTGAGTGGTGGACCTTCTGCAAAGTTAGGTATACTTGCCGGCGATAAAATTATTAAGATAGATGACAGTACTGTTGCCGGAATAAAAATCATCAGCGAAAATGTCATTAAAAAATTGCGTGGAAAAAAAGGCACCGAAGTTAAGGTGATGATAAAACGCGGCGGCGAAAAAAACCTGTTGCCATTTACTATTGTTCGTGATGTAATTCCAATTACGAGTATTGATGCTGCGTATATGGTGGATGATAAAATCGGATATATTAAAGTAAATAAATTTTCAGAGAAAACACCAATCGAATTCGACGATGCATTAATGACTCTGAAAAGTTCAGGAATGAAAAACCTGATTTTGGATTTACGATTTAATCCCGGCGGTTACTTAACCGGTGCTGTTGCTTTAGCAGATGAATTTTTAGCAGGCACACCACTAATTGTTTATACTGAAGGAAGAGCAGTTGGAAGAAGTGATTACAACGCCGGTAAAAATGGTTTATTTGAAAGTGGAAATGTTGTAGTACTCATTAATGAATATTCCGCATCTGCAAGTGAAATATTAGCAGGTGCTTTACAAGATAATAAACGCGCTAAAATAGTAGGGCGCCGCAGTTTCGGAAAAGGTTTGGTACAACAGGTTTACGACCTGAACGACAGTTCTGCCATTCGCCTTACCATTGCACGTTATTACACACCATCAGGCAAGAGTATTCAACGCCCTTACGATGAAGGTGTTGATGCTTATTACGAGCAATATTTAACTATTATGATGAACGGTGGTGAATTGCCGGACAGTTTAAAAGAAAATAAAAAAATAGACTGGGGTATTCATCCTGATGTTTATGTTCCATTGGATACATCACCGGTAAATCAAACATTAAATTATTTATTGAACCGCTCATTAATTCAGCAATTCAGTTATTCTAATTATGCTGCTAACAGTAAAACATTTTCTGATTTTATCGATGTAAATGATTTTACAAATAATTATAAAGTGAGTGATGCTTTATTTCAAAAATTTGTTCAATATGTAGGTGTGCATGATACTGATAAAGCTGTAACAACTGCTGAAGTAAATGCAGCACGCGAAAAAATAGAAATTGCCATGAAGGCATATATTGCCCGACAAAAATGGGGCGACAATGGTTTTTATGCCAACATGAATAAACTGGATGATGCGTTTATAAAAGCAGTTCAGGAAGTGAAATAA